One Syntrophobacterales bacterium genomic window carries:
- a CDS encoding zinc ribbon domain-containing protein — MPIYEYQCEQCGTVTEVLFLGKEQDAACSACGGTRLTKLMSAPNISVKESAASFGAPQEGCCGSPDMCGAGSSCANRGQCFTG; from the coding sequence ATGCCCATCTATGAATACCAATGCGAGCAATGCGGCACGGTAACCGAAGTGCTGTTTCTGGGAAAGGAACAAGACGCCGCGTGCAGTGCCTGTGGGGGCACCAGACTCACCAAACTCATGTCGGCTCCCAATATATCCGTTAAGGAAAGCGCTGCTTCTTTCGGGGCACCACAGGAAGGATGCTGCGGGTCGCCTGATATGTGCGGAGCCGGTTCTTCATGCGCAAACCGGGGGCAGTGCTTCACAGGATAA
- the glmS gene encoding glutamine--fructose-6-phosphate transaminase (isomerizing) has product MCGIVGYKGKDEACDVLIDALKRLEYRGYDSAGIAIWQDGRIEIGRRKGKVDELRKEVCGVDAFKGSLGLAHTRWATHGTPSERNAHPHMAGDVVVVHNGIVENYIELKERLKNSGHKFLSDTDTEVIPHLITNYLDRGIEFVEAVRSAIKELKGSYALGIIREKEKILIATKKQSPLVVGVGVGEYFIASDVPAILNRTNRFIFLEDNDLAVFRDGEVVITDMKGQEVERQVHEVHWSGAMAEKGGYKHFMLKEIFEQPRAISDTLIGRIKEERGEVDFEELRLPDLSKIKKIWMVACGTSYHACMIGKQMFETNLRIPVETDIASEFRYRDPILSNDHLLILVSQSGETADTIAAMKEGKRNGAYTLCICNVLGSTLARECDGVIFTHAGPEIGVASTKAFTTQISVFYLLMLHIGRKLGTMTATEVTDFIGEIKRLPQKIQSILEQSSKIEELARKYMGYKDFLYLGRGINYPTVLEGALKLKEISYIHAEAYAAGEMKHGPIALIDENLPIVIVSPRDHTYKKTCSNVEEVITRRGKALLFTDDDMHEMAPKAEGSFVVPETIYELEPILAIVPLQLLAYHIANFRGTDVDQPRNLAKSVTVE; this is encoded by the coding sequence ATGTGTGGGATAGTAGGATACAAAGGAAAAGACGAAGCGTGCGATGTACTCATTGATGCCCTCAAACGACTCGAATACCGAGGGTATGACTCCGCCGGAATTGCTATATGGCAGGATGGCAGGATAGAGATAGGGCGCAGAAAAGGCAAAGTTGATGAATTAAGGAAGGAAGTGTGCGGCGTTGATGCGTTCAAGGGTTCCCTCGGACTGGCTCATACGCGATGGGCCACCCACGGCACACCATCCGAGAGGAATGCTCATCCCCACATGGCCGGCGACGTGGTGGTAGTCCATAACGGCATTGTAGAAAACTATATCGAGTTAAAAGAAAGACTGAAAAACAGCGGCCATAAATTCCTTTCAGATACTGACACGGAAGTCATACCCCATCTAATAACGAATTATCTGGACAGAGGAATAGAGTTCGTCGAGGCTGTACGGTCCGCCATCAAGGAGCTGAAAGGCTCGTATGCCCTTGGCATAATAAGGGAAAAAGAGAAGATTCTCATTGCTACAAAAAAACAGAGCCCCCTCGTTGTCGGGGTCGGGGTCGGCGAATACTTTATCGCAAGCGATGTACCTGCCATTCTCAACCGAACCAACAGGTTTATATTCCTTGAGGACAATGATCTTGCGGTTTTCAGAGATGGAGAGGTGGTTATAACGGACATGAAAGGGCAGGAGGTAGAGCGGCAGGTTCACGAGGTCCACTGGAGCGGCGCCATGGCGGAGAAAGGCGGCTATAAGCATTTCATGCTTAAAGAGATTTTCGAACAGCCCCGGGCTATATCGGACACCCTTATCGGACGGATCAAAGAGGAGCGGGGAGAGGTAGACTTTGAAGAACTGAGGCTCCCCGATCTATCCAAGATCAAAAAAATATGGATGGTTGCCTGCGGTACTTCTTATCATGCATGTATGATCGGAAAACAGATGTTCGAGACAAATCTCAGAATACCGGTGGAGACTGATATAGCATCCGAATTCAGGTACCGGGATCCAATCCTCTCCAATGATCACCTGCTGATCCTCGTATCCCAGTCGGGGGAAACAGCAGACACCATTGCCGCCATGAAAGAGGGGAAAAGGAACGGGGCCTACACCCTTTGCATCTGCAATGTCCTTGGAAGTACCCTGGCAAGGGAGTGTGACGGGGTAATCTTCACCCACGCTGGCCCCGAGATCGGCGTCGCATCAACAAAAGCGTTTACCACCCAGATTTCGGTATTCTACCTTCTCATGCTTCATATAGGGAGGAAACTTGGCACAATGACCGCTACTGAGGTAACGGATTTTATCGGAGAGATAAAAAGACTGCCTCAAAAAATTCAGTCTATCCTTGAACAGAGTTCCAAGATAGAAGAACTTGCCAGGAAATATATGGGATATAAGGATTTTCTATACCTCGGACGGGGTATAAACTACCCCACAGTGCTCGAAGGGGCACTAAAGCTCAAAGAAATATCATATATTCACGCTGAGGCATACGCGGCGGGTGAAATGAAACATGGCCCCATCGCCCTTATAGACGAGAATCTTCCGATTGTGATCGTCTCGCCGCGAGACCACACATACAAAAAAACGTGCAGCAATGTGGAAGAGGTCATCACCCGAAGAGGGAAAGCCTTGCTCTTCACTGACGACGACATGCACGAGATGGCGCCGAAAGCAGAGGGATCATTCGTGGTACCTGAAACGATCTACGAGCTGGAGCCAATCCTGGCCATTGTGCCCCTGCAACTACTCGCCTACCACATAGCCAATTTCAGGGGCACGGATGTCGACCAACCAAGGAATCTGGCAAAGAGCGTCACGGTGGAGTAA
- the glmU gene encoding bifunctional UDP-N-acetylglucosamine diphosphorylase/glucosamine-1-phosphate N-acetyltransferase GlmU: protein MKGLNIVILAAGKGERMVSSKSKVMHRIMGKPMIGHVVDRAETLYPEAVSVVVGYQKEQVEGYLKGRNVRFCIQTEQKGTAHALLTTESFLRDGPILVLYGDVPLMEDSTLKNFLDTYKKTGEITFMITDVENPKGYGRVITKNGLISKIVEENDTTEEQKKITAINTGICIMPRNAFDYLKAITPGNKKGEYYLTDICDVAQKDGRQVRSYHHRKASEVLGINTRRELLNASIIMKDRILDRLMNQGVTLLDRNIYVETQVTIGKDTIIYPNCYLTGNTSIGEDVTVGPNCVIHNSTLKNSVVVESFVNIDGAEIEEGAVLGPFSRVRPASVIGKRAKIGNFVEIKNSTVKEGAKASHLSYIGDSEIGRNVNIGAGTITCNYDGKKKNKTVIEDNAFIGSNTALVAPITVGRNTVIGAGSTITKNVPEDALAVARAPQKHIKGYGRRR, encoded by the coding sequence ATGAAGGGGCTTAATATTGTAATACTCGCTGCAGGGAAGGGCGAGCGGATGGTATCGTCAAAATCAAAAGTCATGCACAGGATCATGGGGAAGCCGATGATCGGCCACGTCGTAGATCGCGCCGAAACACTTTACCCGGAAGCAGTATCAGTAGTGGTCGGTTACCAGAAGGAGCAAGTTGAAGGCTACCTGAAAGGTCGTAATGTACGTTTCTGTATTCAAACCGAACAAAAAGGAACCGCCCATGCCCTGCTCACCACCGAAAGTTTTCTCAGGGACGGTCCCATTCTCGTGTTGTATGGGGACGTACCCCTTATGGAGGATTCCACACTTAAAAATTTTCTGGATACTTACAAAAAGACCGGGGAGATCACTTTTATGATCACCGATGTTGAAAATCCAAAAGGGTACGGCCGGGTGATCACTAAGAACGGGCTGATCAGCAAGATCGTAGAAGAGAATGACACCACGGAAGAGCAAAAGAAGATCACAGCGATAAACACGGGAATTTGTATCATGCCCCGCAACGCCTTCGATTATCTAAAAGCCATCACCCCTGGGAACAAGAAAGGTGAGTATTATCTTACCGATATATGCGATGTTGCGCAAAAAGATGGCAGACAGGTTCGCTCCTACCATCACCGGAAAGCCTCCGAGGTTCTCGGTATAAATACGCGTCGAGAACTGCTGAACGCCAGTATAATCATGAAGGACCGGATACTGGATAGGCTCATGAACCAAGGCGTCACATTGCTTGACCGCAATATCTATGTCGAAACACAGGTAACCATTGGTAAGGATACCATCATATATCCTAATTGCTATCTCACGGGAAATACGTCTATCGGTGAAGATGTAACTGTCGGCCCGAACTGCGTTATACATAATTCTACCCTCAAAAACAGCGTGGTGGTAGAGAGTTTCGTAAACATTGACGGGGCCGAGATAGAGGAAGGCGCCGTGTTAGGCCCGTTCTCCCGTGTAAGACCCGCCAGCGTTATCGGGAAAAGAGCTAAAATCGGTAACTTCGTAGAGATCAAAAACTCTACGGTCAAGGAAGGAGCAAAAGCAAGCCACCTTTCATATATCGGTGATTCCGAGATAGGCCGCAACGTTAACATCGGCGCGGGCACAATTACTTGTAACTATGACGGCAAGAAAAAAAATAAGACTGTGATTGAGGATAACGCTTTCATAGGCAGCAACACGGCCCTCGTCGCCCCCATTACGGTTGGCAGAAATACGGTCATTGGGGCAGGCTCCACTATTACAAAGAACGTTCCGGAAGACGCTCTGGCTGTTGCACGGGCGCCTCAGAAACACATCAAGGGATACGGGAGAAGGAGATAG
- a CDS encoding twin-arginine translocase subunit TatC, with amino-acid sequence MSAGPAERRYVAVTVTFVFTYYFKGKVLDILMRPFVMLMYDKSAFIFTGITEAFIAYFKILIVMTLFLGAPVIFYKFWMFAAHGIHEKEVRHIGHFHSQRYDYPSGLTSQIIMVVPLWDSFMNSAFLQPWFWGKKEII; translated from the coding sequence ATGTCTGCAGGGCCTGCGGAGAGAAGGTACGTTGCCGTCACTGTCACATTCGTCTTCACCTATTATTTCAAAGGAAAGGTACTTGATATCCTCATGCGACCATTCGTAATGTTAATGTATGACAAGAGTGCCTTCATTTTCACGGGGATTACCGAGGCATTTATCGCCTATTTCAAAATATTGATCGTAATGACCCTCTTTCTCGGTGCTCCGGTCATTTTCTATAAATTCTGGATGTTTGCGGCCCACGGTATCCATGAAAAGGAGGTACGTCATATTGGGCATTTTCATTCTCAGCGCTATGATTATCCCTCTGGCCTGACCAGCCAGATCATTATGGTCGTGCCGCTGTGGGATAGCTTTATGAATTCAGCATTTTTACAACCTTGGTTTTGGGGAAAAAAGGAGATTATATAA